In the Dioscorea cayenensis subsp. rotundata cultivar TDr96_F1 chromosome 12, TDr96_F1_v2_PseudoChromosome.rev07_lg8_w22 25.fasta, whole genome shotgun sequence genome, one interval contains:
- the LOC120274052 gene encoding uncharacterized protein LOC120274052, which translates to MMFVRFLFLILVLVVVVGDAKTHRILLDTDVDTDDFFAILYLLKQNQSVIDLKAITVSANAWNDAGHAVNQVYDLLYMMGRDDIAVGVGGEGGILDNSTILPNVGGYLPLIEQGMSTAGYCRYRQAIPKGSGGRLDIDTNYGIRRAFLPQGPRKYSPLHQPTTQQVMIDTISAGPTTVFLIGSHTNLALLLMTNPQLKKNIEHIYVMGGGVRAKNPTGCCPKNSTSLCMPQQCGDRGNIFTSFHSNPYAEYNMFGDPFAAYQVFHSGIPITLVPLDATNTIPVNKKFFMAFERSQNTYEAQYCFQSLKFTRDTWVGDQFYTSFFMWDSFTSGVAISTMLNAHKSNGENEFAEMHYLNITVITSNKPYGAHDGSNPFFDGRDIPKFNLKKKGVHSGHVQTGVQDPFCIVKGKDKGKCQDGYTKEITGPEAVRVLVAHKAKPNRDAQSPLDREYFISFLTDLNLPQQSGRFNFTTEYPYYREVFYKPTFSDRKLGKPVIFDMDMSAGDFLTLIYLLKVPVELINLKGILVSGNGWANAATIDIIYDVLHMMGRDDIPVGLGNLTAQGTSPLSCTYVKAIPLGHGGFIDSDTLYGLGHTLPRSPRRYTADNSVKHGAPRDTDHPERRQALAFEVWQSVTKAVYPKEKITILTNGPLTNLANILLSDKNATSVIQEVFIVGGHIPKDNEQNGNIFTIPSNKYAEFNMFLDPLAAKTVLESDLKITLIPLNAQRKVTSYPTMLNRLELVYKTPEAKFAHKLLSLLHNLQRINKLYHHMDIFLGEILGAVVMVQQDKLNPKLQIQRISVSVGNIAKDGQLVIDKKHGKLVSILDGVDSEAYYEQYTDLLGAKTQSAVIGSFNEQKSLWSQPPNGTQAKQEHRIFLR; encoded by the exons ATGATGTTTGTGAGGTTTTTGTTCTTGATTCTTGtattggttgttgttgttggtgatgCCAAGACTCACCGGATTCTTTTGGATACTGATGTCGATACCGATGATTTCTTCGCTATTTTATATCTCTTGAAGCAGAACCAGTCTGTGATTGATCTCAAg GCAATCACTGTCAGTGCAAATGCATGGAACGATGCAGGGCATGCTGTAAATCAAGTATATGACCTTCTTTATATGATGGGCCGCGACGACATTGCTGTCGGAGTAGGAGGCGAAGGTGGTATATTAGATAATAGTACCATACTTCCAAATGTCGGCGGATATCTACCTCTAATTGAACAA GGAATGTCGACAGCAGGATACTGCCGGTATAGGCAAGCAATTCCGAAAGGAAGCGGCGGACGATTAGATATCGACACTAATTACGGCATAAGACGGGCATTCCTTCCGCAG GGTCCTAGGAAATATTCTCCGCTGCACCAACCGACGACACAGCAAGTGATGATCGATACCATATCGGCCGGTCCTACTACTGTGTTTCTCATTGGATCGCATACAAACCTTGCACTACTTCTCATGACTAATCCTCAACTTAAGAAAAACATCGAGCATATTTATGTCATGGGTGGTGGTGTGAGGGCGAAGAACCCGACTGGTTGTTGCCCGAAAAACTCGACATCATTGTGCATGCCTCAACAATGCGGTGATCGAGGAAACATATTTACAAGCTTTCACAGTAATCCTTATGCAGAGTACAACATGTTTGGTGATCCATTTGCAGCATATCAG GTCTTTCATTCGGGGATTCCAATCACTCTTGTTCCTCTCGACGCTACAAATACTATCCCCGTAAACAAGAAGTTCTTTATGGCATTCGAACGAAGCCAGAATACATACGAAGCACAGTACTGTTTCCAATCCTTAAAATTTACTCGAGATACATGGGTTGGCGATCAGTTTTACACG AGTTTTTTCATGTGGGACTCTTTTACTTCGGGTGTTGCCATATCAACAATGCTCAATGCTCATAAAAGTAACGGCGAAAATGAATTTGCTGAGATGCATTATCTGAACATTACTGTCATTACTTCGAACAAACCATATGGAGCTCACGACGGCTCAAATCCATTCTTCGACGGCCGTGATATTCCAAAGTTTAATCTTAAGAAAAAAGGAGTACACAGTGGTCATGTTCAGACTGGAGTTCAAGATCCATTTTGTATagtaaaaggaaaagataaagGGAAATGCCAG GATGGATACACCAAGGAGATAACCGGTCCGGAAGCTGTTCGGGTGCTTGTTGCTCATAAAGCGAAACCGAATCGAGATGCTCAAAGCCCTCTAGACAGAGAGTACTTCATCAGTTTCTTGACT GATCTAAACCTTCCTCAGCAGTCGGGGCGATTCAATTTCACCACCGAGTATCCTTATTACAGAGAAGTCTTCTACAAACCAACATTTTCAGACAGAAAGCTCGGAAAACCAGTGATCTTTGACATGGACATGAGTGCCGGAGATTTCCTCACTCTTATATATCTCCTAAAAGTACCCGTCGAACTCATAAATCTAAAG GGAATATTAGTGAGTGGCAATGGTTGGGCAAATGCTGCAACAATTGATATTATCTACGATGTGTTGCATATGATGGGCCGGGACGACATTCCTGTCGGATTAGGTAATCTAACCGCGCAAGGAACTTCACCTTTGAGCTGCACATATGTCAAGGCTATACCTCTTGGTCACGGTGGTTTTATCGACTCCGATACACTATATGGACTTGGTCATACATTGCCTCGAAGTCCTAGACG GTATACCGCCGACAATTCTGTAAAACATGGAGCTCCACGAGACACAGACCATCCTGAACGAAGACAAGCATTAGCTTTTGAAGTTTGGCAGTCTGTTACAAAGGCAGTTTATCCTAAGGAGAAGATTACTATCTTGACAAACGGACCCCTGACAAACTTGGCCAATATTCTTCTTTCCGACAAGAATGCCACTTCAGTTATTCAG GAAGTATTCATCGTCGGAGGCCATATTCCCAAAGACAATGAACAGAACGGAAATATCTTTACCATTCCATCGAACAAATATGCAGAGTTCAACATGTTTCTTGACCCTTTAGCTGCAAAAACAGTCCTGGAATCAGATCTTAAAATAACACTTATTCCTTTAAATGCTCAGCGCAAAGTGACTTCTTATCCGACTATGTTAAACAGGTTGGAACTGGTTTACAAGACTCCAGAAGCCAAATTTGCTCACAAATTGCTGTCATTGCTGCATAATCTGCAACGGATAAATAAACTGTACCACCATATG GACATATTTCTGGGCGAAATTCTTGGTGCAGTAGTCATGGTTCAGCAAGATAAACTTAATCCAAAATTACAGATTCAGCGTATTAGTGTGTCAGTTGGCAACATAG